Genomic DNA from Azospirillum brasilense:
GCTGCAGATGGGGCATTTCGTCCGCGCGCGCGTCGCGCGATCCATCCCGTTTGACGAGGCCATGGATACCGGCGAGGACTTCAAATACTACCTGGAGCTCTGGCGGACGCACAAATGCTGCAAGATCGGGCAACCGCTCTTCATCAACCGGCGCGGGGCCCACTCCACCGGGCCGCGCTCGGCGGACGGTGGACGGTGGCGCCACGCGGTGACGCGGGTGTTCGGCGACTTCTTCCGCAACCACCCCATCGTGATCAACTTCGTGGTCTCCGGCGTGAAGGTCGGCTTCGCCATCGCCAACCCGTTCGACCTGATCCACCGCCATTACCTGCGCCGCGTGTTCTTCGAACAGGAGGAGCTGAACTATCTGCGGGGGCTCGTGCCCGCCGGATCGTCGATCCTGGAGATCGGCGCCAATGTCGGGAACCACGTTGTCTACTATGGTCTGTTCATGGCGCCGCGCCGCATCATCGCGGTCGAGCCCAACCCGGCGGCCATGCATTTCCTGAAGAAGAACGCGGAGATCAACCGGCTCGACCCGGCGATGATCACCTTCCTGGAGTGCGGCGTCGGGGACCGCCCTGGTTTCTTCGACCTCAGCGTCGCCGACGAGGCCAATTTGGGGGCGGCGCGGCTGGTCCCGGCGGAGGGCGGGCGCGTCGCCGTCCACCCCATCGACGATCTCGTCCAGGAGCGCGTGGACTTCATCAAGATCAACGTCGAGGGCATGGAGATGGAGGCGCTGATGGGCGCGCAGGCGACCATCGCGCGCCACCAGCCTATCCTGTTCATCGAGGTCATGAACGCCAACAAGGACGCCTTCCTCGACTGGGCCGGACAGAACGGCTACCGCATCGCCGAGGAGTTCCGGTACGTCAACGCCTCAAACTACGTGGCCATGCCGGCGTGATGCCGATGGGAAAAGGGCGGCCTTACGCCACCAACACCGGCGCCACCGCGCGGTAAAGCTCCATGTATTCCTCTGCCGGGCCGTGCCAGCCGAAGTCGCGGGTCATCGCGTGCTGCTGCAGGACGTGCCAGCGCTCCGGCTTGCGGTAGAGGGCGGCGGCGCGGCGCAGCGCCCAGGTCAGCTCCTGGGCGTTGGCATTGACGAACTGGAAGCCCGTCGCGCTGCCGTCGTTCACCGCCGCCGGGTTGGCGTCCACGATGGTGTCGGCCAAGCCCCCGGTGCGGCGGACCAGCGGCAGGGTGCCGTACTTCAGCGCGTACATCTGGGTCAGGCCGCAGGGCTCCGACCGCGACGGCACCAGGAACAGGTCGGCGCCGGCCTGGATGCGGTGGGACAGCGCCTCGTCGTAGCCGATGCGCACGCCGACCGACTTCGGGTACCAGGTGGCGAGGTGGCGGAAGCCGGCCTCCAGCGCCGGTTCGCCGCTGCCGAGAACGGCGAGCTGGCCACCCCAGGCGATCCACTGCGACGCCGCCTCCAGCACCAGGTCCAGCCCCTTGTGGCCGGTCAGGCGGCTGACCACCGCGGCCAGCGGGGCGTCCGCCCGGCGGTCCAGGCCGAAGGTCGCCTGGAGGTCGGCCTTGCACAGGTCCTTGCCGCCGAGGTCCGCGGCGCCG
This window encodes:
- a CDS encoding FkbM family methyltransferase; the protein is MKCAVIIPVGPGHDGLSEEAAASVEAAFRADQGPFSDVMILRIPDPDGAIGRSKCRNFGVEHAIQHGAEWVFFLDADDLMDRNGFAAVRTHVADFDAVFGMIAEQWYGSDAVALREKQVGATTLLTDILLNDPYLTLQMGHFVRARVARSIPFDEAMDTGEDFKYYLELWRTHKCCKIGQPLFINRRGAHSTGPRSADGGRWRHAVTRVFGDFFRNHPIVINFVVSGVKVGFAIANPFDLIHRHYLRRVFFEQEELNYLRGLVPAGSSILEIGANVGNHVVYYGLFMAPRRIIAVEPNPAAMHFLKKNAEINRLDPAMITFLECGVGDRPGFFDLSVADEANLGAARLVPAEGGRVAVHPIDDLVQERVDFIKINVEGMEMEALMGAQATIARHQPILFIEVMNANKDAFLDWAGQNGYRIAEEFRYVNASNYVAMPA